A section of the Streptomyces sp. NBC_01591 genome encodes:
- a CDS encoding transcriptional regulator, whose amino-acid sequence MGATEPNILLAALIEEAGVSRAGLAAHINRAGRSRGLRLRYEHTAVARWLKGQRPRGQVPDLICEVLGNRLSRPVSLDDIGMATPGTGSPVPASSLTGFVERATALWRSDEAQRPHGLVPPAVTGTSAVMPVWEWENPPEDTDVSRGGPTRVCMADIVTLRAARTHYELMYRRAGGIATRSRIVGFLNAETAPLLRGGYSDAMGRRLHRAAGGLVAVAGICAYDSDAHGLAQRYFHQALRLAKASGDRGLGGYVIALLVNQSLHLADYRQSVAFAQAALRAAKGHISPALAADLYAMQAKAYARLGDAGGARECIRRAEAEAERITPDHEPDETGYVQPGLVDVQVAEALLGIGDLPGAREHAAKAVRIPAHDRGRVHRLAMLTHIELRQGEPDRAAATAAEMAERARGMESRRLRDRLRAVREDLVASGCADAGRAAELIDGALRVPL is encoded by the coding sequence ATGGGGGCAACGGAACCCAACATTCTGCTGGCTGCCCTGATCGAGGAGGCGGGCGTCTCCCGGGCGGGTCTTGCCGCGCACATCAACCGGGCCGGCCGCTCCCGCGGACTGCGCCTGCGGTACGAACACACCGCGGTGGCCCGCTGGTTGAAGGGCCAGCGCCCGCGCGGCCAGGTGCCCGACCTGATCTGCGAAGTGCTCGGGAACCGGCTGAGCAGGCCCGTCTCACTGGACGACATCGGCATGGCGACCCCGGGCACCGGCTCGCCGGTGCCCGCCTCCTCGCTCACCGGCTTCGTCGAGCGGGCCACCGCGCTGTGGCGCTCCGACGAAGCACAGCGCCCGCACGGCCTCGTCCCGCCCGCCGTCACCGGAACCTCGGCGGTGATGCCCGTCTGGGAGTGGGAGAACCCGCCGGAGGACACCGATGTCTCGCGCGGCGGACCGACGCGCGTCTGCATGGCCGACATAGTGACCCTGCGCGCGGCCCGTACCCACTACGAACTGATGTACCGCCGGGCAGGCGGAATCGCGACCCGATCCCGCATCGTCGGCTTCCTCAACGCCGAGACCGCCCCGTTGCTGCGCGGCGGCTACAGCGACGCGATGGGCCGCCGACTGCACCGGGCGGCGGGCGGTCTGGTGGCGGTCGCGGGGATCTGCGCCTACGACTCCGACGCGCACGGGCTCGCCCAGCGCTACTTCCACCAGGCGCTGCGGCTGGCGAAGGCGAGCGGGGACCGGGGGCTCGGCGGCTATGTGATCGCCCTGCTGGTCAACCAGTCGCTCCATCTCGCCGACTACCGGCAGTCCGTGGCCTTCGCCCAGGCGGCGCTCCGGGCCGCCAAGGGACACATCAGCCCGGCGCTCGCCGCCGACCTGTACGCGATGCAGGCCAAGGCGTACGCCCGTCTCGGCGACGCGGGCGGCGCCCGGGAGTGCATCCGGCGCGCCGAGGCGGAGGCCGAGCGCATCACGCCGGACCATGAACCGGACGAGACGGGGTACGTCCAGCCGGGCCTGGTCGATGTGCAGGTGGCCGAGGCCCTGCTCGGCATCGGCGATCTGCCGGGGGCCCGGGAACACGCGGCGAAGGCCGTACGGATCCCGGCGCACGACCGGGGACGGGTGCACCGGCTCGCCATGCTGACCCATATCGAGCTGCGCCAGGGCGAGCCGGACCGGGCGGCGGCCACGGCCGCGGAGATGGCGGAGCGGGCCAGGGGCATGGAGTCGCGGCGGCTGCGCGACCGGCTGCGTGCCGTGCGCGAGGACCTGGTCGCGAGCGGCTGCGCCGACGCGGGGCGGGCCGCCGAACTGATCGACGGAGCGTTGCGCGTACCGCTGTGA